The Sciurus carolinensis chromosome 18, mSciCar1.2, whole genome shotgun sequence region CTAGAAGGATCTGTAACCACCATGACTCGCAGCTTCACCAGCCCATTCTCTCCCAGAGGGGAGCAAGAGAGGAAGGGCTAAAGGGACTAAAAAACCAGCTTCAAAAGCACATGGTAACAGAGTGGGTGTGATGGCTAAAACATCTCATTTCTCATTCTCAAAGAGCCTTGGGTTCAAATGGGTCACTTGCTGTCCCTCTTGAGTCTCAGAGAACTCTGTACAAGGTCCTGCCAACCCATGGTTAAGACTGATACAGATGACCTTCCTCAATTTTGTGCCTTAGGACAGCCTTATTTTCCTGCTCTAACTCTATACCTATGTCCTACACACATCCcatgtttctgaaaattcatgGTTCTCACAGGGGCACCTGTGAACACATTAAGTCCAAGGTTATGAAGCTACTGGGCCTTCTTCCAGAAAAGGGCCAAAAAACATCAGCACACCAGTTGGTGAAAAGTCGGGGCTTATTCCCATGTCCCCTGAGGTTTGTGAAGGGTTGAGGGGACTTGCAGGGGAATTCTTTATCATGCTTCTGGTACTGGGGTGATGCTGGGGAGAGAAAGTTTTGTTCAGCTCATTAAGGTTCTCAAATCCTGAAAACTCATCTCtgcattattactattattttttgcagaactagggattgaaccaagggctttCCACATGCTAGATAGGCACTGAGCATATTCCCAGCCTTGATTTTATTTccacacagggtctcactaagtggaccaggctgcccttgaacttgaaattctcctgcctcagccttctcagtatgtaggattacaggcatgtactatcACGCTGGCATCATCTCTGTAACTGGAAGGTGGGCATCAAGCAGGAGCCCCCAGCTCTCTGGGATTAGGTGGGGAGTGGCACTACAGACTCCTAGGGGCCTACAAGAAAGGTTTGCAAGGCAGACCCTGGAAGGGACTTAAGGacaaaactttcattttacaaGCTGGACACGGAAGGTTACATGGGGAGAGGAATTTGAAtagaagaaaggcagagagaagccaAGCAGTACACTCAGCCTCAGTGCCCCTgccacacacaacacacagacacagaagcTGGCCCTGATTTGTCATTTAATGGCTGCGCAGGCCTCAGTCCCTCATTTCTGCTGCTCACGGGCCCACTGGTCTGGAGTCAAGGTTTTCTGCTCAAAGGCATGGATGTGCGGGAGCTCTTCTGATAGGGACGCATTCACCAGCCTGGGTTGAGACGTGGAGTTGAGAAATGGCAGACTGACGCCTGGGTGGCTGTCCCCGAAGCTAGGGTGACCCAAAAGACGGGTAGTGTCCCCGAGGTTCTACGCTCCATGGGGTCCTGGGCCACGTTGCTGGGATAGGGGGTTAGATTAAGGGAATGGGGGAGTGGCTAGGGTTGTGGTCCTGGAACTGGGCCCGCGCTCAATGAACAGTTTCTGTATTTACCGGTGTCTGTGAAGCAGTGGTTTCCCTTCGAACTTAGCCGATACCACTAGGACTCGGAAGCTGGTCGCGCAACGGCCGGGAGTCGTGTCCTCCACTTCCTACCGGGCAGAAGGATGGGGTCCATGCCCAACCCGCTCCCAGGCACCCTTTTCTCTCCTAGGGAGGGTCCAGACAGCTCAACTCACCACGTGCTCTGCCTCCAGGTCCCGCTGCAGCTTCTCCCGGAGGTAGTCTGCGCTGAGTTCCATTGCGGCAGCCCAGCGGGGACAGAAACCCACCTAGGACCGGCCACGGTGCGTTCCGCCCTTAGTGGAGCCACTTCCGCTAGGACATCTACTTCCGCCCTCAGTAGGGCGTCCTTAAACGGAGCACTTCCGCCCTCAGGCAAGCAGGATGTGCGAACTGTCAAGATCCGCGCTTACCATCTGTTAGCCAATCAGAGTCTGCAGGACGACCAACCTTGCCCGAGCGCACGGTCATTGGTTGGCTCTAGCAGTCAGCACAGAGGTCTGGGTTTTGTAGCCGGGTGTTGGCACCTAGATCCAGGCGGGAGACGGTGCACGAACCTGCACTGTGGCGGGCTCAAAGGTGCCTCGCTATCGCCGAAACAAGTATCTTGTAGTCCTAGCTACCCAGCCCTCCCTGTGATTCTAGGTTACAGAACTCACCCCCAGCTTCGGCCCCTGACCTACAAAGTCCAGATGGGCCCCGCAGGGAGCGAAGCGAGACCGGAGCGTTTCTTCGGTGTCTACTTGCTCTACTGTCTGAACCCTCGGCATCGGGGCCGCGTCTACGTGGGGTTCACCGTCAACCCCGCTCGTCGGGTCCAGCAGCATAACGGCGGTCGCAAAAAAGGCGGGGCCTGGCGGACCAGCGGGAGAGGGCCCTGGTAGGGCGGCGGGTCTCAGTGCCCAGGCATTCttcagggaggaggagggctgggctgggcagaggcgGGATAATAGGGGCGGGGCAGGCCTGTGGCAACCAGCAGGCCTATCCCGAAAGGCGGGGCTGGGAGGCGGAGCCTTGTGCAACTCGGGTCAAGGGTTTGGCTGTAAAGTGGTCCTGGGACAGGAGACTTGGTGAACAAGGTCTGAAATAGAATAGATCCTAGAGAGAGGACCAGAGGAAAGTTAAGTCCCTGCAACTGCAGCAGGGGCCTGAGGTTGGCAGGTGTGAGGGTATGTACCTGCACCAAGAGCGGGGAGCCTGGTGGCTAGGCTTGAAGCTCGTGTGAGGTTGACTCTTGGTGGGACTGGAAGAGTACGATGGTTAGGGATTTGGCATCACgtgggcagtgtgtgtgtgtgtgtgtgtgtgtgtgtgtgtgtgttgggggctcACAGACCACACCCTTATTTTCCCCAGGGAGATGGTGCTTATCGTGCATGGCTTCCCGTCTGCAGTGGCCGCCCTTCGGGTAAGAAAGACAACAGGGCGGTGGGCAGGCAAAGCTCGGAATATACCTGTGTGACCTCTGCCTTGGCCGCCCCAACGCTTTTGTCCTTCCTGCCCACAGTTCGAGTGGGCCTGGCAGCACCCGCATGCCTCCCGTCGCCTGTCACACGTGGGTCCACGCTTGCGAGGAGAGGCTGCCTTCGTCTTCCACCTGCGAGTGCTTGCGCACATGCTGCGCGCGCCACCCTGGGCACGTCTCCCTCTTACGCTGCGCTGGTTGCGCCAAGACTTCCACCAGGATCTTTGTCCTCCTCCGCCGCCGCACGTGCCACTGGCCTTCGGTCCGCCGCCTCCCCGGACCCAGGTCCCAAAGCACTGCGCTGGGCCTGTTGTAGACAGGGAGCATGAAAAGGACCCAGGCACACAATCCAGTTGCACCCTCTGTGCCCGTACCCTTCAGGTGAGATCCACGCCAAGTAGGGGCAGGACTAGGGTTCAGAAGACTTGGGGTCAAGACGTTTATTGAGCAGATACGCAACTAACTCACTGACGCATCGATTGGCAGCTCTGCCACCATCTCTAAGATGCAAAGTACATGCTTGGTTCCTGAACCCCTCAAGGCTAACGCAGGGCTCTGACCCTTTGTGTGGAAGGTGCAGCCCTAGACCTTCAGAGTTGACCATTTGCCACCTGCTTAGTGAGGCCTTTCCTGCCTCTCCATCTTAAACTCTCTTTCTGAGCTgaagcagtggtgcacacctgcaatcccagtggcttcggaggctgaggcaggaggattgagtgttcaaagcc contains the following coding sequences:
- the Bola2b gene encoding bolA-like protein 2 isoform X2; the protein is MELSADYLREKLQRDLEAEHVEVEDTTPGRCATSFRVLVVSAKFEGKPLLHRHRLVNASLSEELPHIHAFEQKTLTPDQWAREQQK
- the Bola2b gene encoding bolA-like protein 2 isoform X1 translates to MELSADYLREKLQRDLEAEHVEVEDTTPGRCATSFRVLVVSAKFEGKPLLHRHRNVAQDPMERRTSGTLPVFWVTLASGTATQASVCHFSTPRLNPGW
- the Slx1a gene encoding structure-specific endonuclease subunit SLX1 isoform X1, producing the protein MGPAGSEARPERFFGVYLLYCLNPRHRGRVYVGFTVNPARRVQQHNGGRKKGGAWRTSGRGPWEMVLIVHGFPSAVAALRFEWAWQHPHASRRLSHVGPRLRGEAAFVFHLRVLAHMLRAPPWARLPLTLRWLRQDFHQDLCPPPPPHVPLAFGPPPPRTQVPKHCAGPVVDREHEKDPGTQSSCTLCARTLQDEDSPLCCPHPGCPLRTHVICLAEEFLQEEPGQLLPLEGQCPSCENSLLWGDLIRLCRMGTEEEEDDSELEEEHWTDMLET